The proteins below are encoded in one region of Paraburkholderia aromaticivorans:
- the dcm gene encoding DNA (cytosine-5-)-methyltransferase produces MSAQDNINPTGELRVVELFAGVGGFRLGLEAVHGGPFQVVLSNQFEPSRKKQHASEIYQAHWPDGVHINEDIFKVLDSDEGVKAIRNARPDVLVGGFPCQDYSVAKPLSASNGLAGTKGVLWWAIAKLLQQRVHDAEPIKYLILENVDRLLSSPASCRGRDFSVILSTLHSLGYAVEWRTINAAEYGNGQRRRRVFIVAYHKSTETYQKMQGEGLASDASGWLTHTVLNAALPCIARNPLDGAAPALSLRSDPFDEQFHYQPLSNGKSRFANCGLMLNGAVRTFTVDAADIDDFSEFTGHAHPLTLADIVSKTGAVPTAFYIKSEDEEKWRAAKEAKRIPRTVNGFTYTYSEGAMAFPDPLDRPSRTIITSEGGTTATRTKHAIRETTGWLRRLVPEELEALNGFPRGFTSHTGVSDTTRAMLMGNALVVPLVRRIGEALYKTHLNNQHHAGNA; encoded by the coding sequence ATGTCAGCGCAGGACAATATTAATCCGACGGGCGAACTTCGCGTCGTTGAGCTATTTGCAGGTGTAGGAGGATTCCGCTTGGGTCTCGAAGCAGTACACGGCGGCCCCTTCCAGGTCGTGCTCAGCAATCAATTCGAGCCTTCCAGAAAAAAACAGCATGCAAGCGAAATTTATCAAGCTCACTGGCCTGACGGCGTTCATATCAACGAGGACATCTTCAAGGTACTTGACTCGGACGAAGGTGTGAAGGCTATAAGGAACGCGCGCCCAGACGTTCTGGTTGGCGGATTTCCCTGCCAAGATTACAGCGTCGCGAAACCCTTGTCAGCATCGAATGGTCTCGCAGGAACAAAAGGCGTCTTGTGGTGGGCAATCGCGAAACTGCTCCAGCAGCGCGTACACGACGCGGAGCCAATCAAGTATTTGATTCTTGAAAATGTCGACCGCCTACTTTCAAGTCCCGCTTCGTGCCGAGGCCGAGATTTTTCTGTCATCCTCTCTACACTGCATTCCCTTGGGTATGCCGTCGAGTGGCGCACCATCAATGCAGCCGAATACGGGAACGGTCAGCGTCGCCGGCGCGTGTTCATCGTCGCTTATCACAAGTCCACCGAGACCTACCAGAAGATGCAAGGCGAAGGTCTCGCATCTGACGCCTCGGGATGGCTCACGCACACGGTCCTTAACGCAGCGCTGCCCTGCATCGCCCGGAACCCGCTGGATGGCGCGGCACCTGCCCTGAGCCTGCGCTCGGACCCGTTCGACGAGCAGTTTCATTATCAGCCTCTCTCGAATGGAAAGTCGAGGTTCGCCAACTGCGGATTGATGCTTAACGGCGCCGTGAGAACGTTCACCGTCGACGCAGCCGACATTGATGATTTCAGCGAATTCACAGGGCACGCTCATCCGCTGACGCTCGCAGACATCGTGAGTAAGACGGGTGCAGTCCCCACAGCGTTCTACATCAAGTCAGAAGATGAAGAAAAGTGGCGCGCTGCCAAAGAAGCGAAGCGCATTCCCCGAACCGTGAACGGCTTTACTTACACCTATTCCGAAGGGGCGATGGCATTCCCCGACCCGCTAGACCGCCCATCAAGAACAATCATCACGTCCGAAGGCGGGACCACCGCGACGCGGACAAAACATGCAATCCGCGAGACCACTGGTTGGCTTCGACGCCTCGTGCCCGAGGAACTCGAAGCGCTGAATGGATTTCCTCGTGGATTTACATCTCATACCGGAGTATCCGACACCACGCGAGCGATGCTCATGGGTAACGCCTTAGTCGTGCCACTTGTCCGTCGTATCGGCGAAGCTCTGTACAAAACTCACCTCAACAACCAGCACCACGCTGGCAACGCTTAA
- a CDS encoding TIGR00366 family protein, with amino-acid sequence MIQGIARFFTQVVHRFLPDPLIFALILTAITFALALGLTPQTSTDLVYMWGSGFWNLLAFTMQMAMILVTGHALATSGPVKRFLSALGGVANTPAQATMLVAFVSAVACAINWGFGLVLGAMFAREVARRVKGVDYRLLVAAAYMGFLTWHGGLSGSVPLVAATKGNPMEKIIGLIPVSQTLFTGYNAFVTLALIVLLPLLVRAMMPKPEDVVAIDPALLIDEPVAVRKITRQSTAAERIEESRTLSVLVALLIVAYLVIRFAKKGFSLDIDTVNIVFLAAGILLHGTPMAYARAVGNAARGTAGIMIQFPFYAGIQATMDHSGLAGVITNWFITIANVHTFPLLAFLSSAVINFAVPSGGGHWVVQGPFVMPAAKAIGADLGKSAMAIAYGEAWTNMAQPFWALPALAIAGLGVRDIMGYCVTALLFSGVVFIAGLYLF; translated from the coding sequence GTGATTCAAGGCATTGCCAGATTTTTTACTCAGGTCGTTCATCGCTTCCTGCCTGATCCGCTGATTTTCGCACTGATTCTTACTGCAATCACATTTGCATTAGCACTCGGTTTAACGCCACAGACGTCAACCGACCTCGTGTATATGTGGGGGAGCGGTTTCTGGAATCTGCTCGCCTTCACCATGCAGATGGCGATGATTCTGGTGACGGGCCATGCGCTCGCCACTTCTGGCCCTGTTAAGCGCTTCCTATCTGCACTGGGTGGGGTTGCGAACACGCCAGCGCAGGCGACAATGCTGGTGGCTTTCGTCAGCGCGGTGGCATGTGCGATTAATTGGGGTTTCGGGCTTGTGCTTGGTGCGATGTTTGCCCGAGAAGTGGCGCGGCGTGTCAAAGGTGTCGACTACCGTTTGCTCGTGGCGGCGGCCTACATGGGTTTCCTTACCTGGCACGGCGGTCTGTCCGGCTCGGTTCCCCTCGTGGCCGCTACCAAGGGCAACCCGATGGAGAAAATCATTGGGCTCATCCCGGTTTCCCAGACGCTGTTTACGGGCTACAACGCTTTTGTCACGCTTGCGTTGATTGTCCTGCTGCCGCTTCTGGTACGCGCGATGATGCCGAAGCCCGAAGATGTTGTCGCGATCGACCCCGCGCTCCTCATCGATGAGCCTGTCGCTGTAAGGAAAATCACCCGGCAATCGACGGCAGCAGAGCGCATCGAAGAAAGTCGAACGCTGTCGGTGCTGGTGGCATTGCTCATCGTCGCTTATCTCGTCATCCGCTTCGCAAAGAAGGGGTTTAGCCTCGACATTGATACCGTCAATATCGTGTTTCTTGCCGCCGGCATCCTGCTGCACGGTACGCCAATGGCTTACGCACGTGCCGTCGGTAACGCGGCGCGTGGCACGGCCGGCATCATGATCCAGTTTCCGTTCTATGCAGGCATACAGGCAACGATGGACCATTCGGGGCTGGCTGGTGTCATTACGAACTGGTTTATCACAATCGCAAACGTGCACACTTTCCCGCTTCTGGCTTTCCTGAGTTCGGCGGTCATCAATTTCGCGGTCCCGAGCGGTGGCGGACACTGGGTAGTGCAGGGGCCGTTCGTCATGCCCGCTGCGAAGGCTATAGGCGCAGATCTCGGCAAATCGGCGATGGCAATCGCTTACGGCGAGGCATGGACCAACATGGCGCAACCGTTCTGGGCGCTGCCGGCGTTGGCTATTGCGGGCCTCGGCGTACGGGACATCATGGGGTACTGTGTGACGGCGTTGCTATTTTCCGGCGTAGTGTTTATCGCTGGCCTTTACCTGTTCTGA
- a CDS encoding IS5 family transposase: protein MGPKTPVTEGDFFRQPLREQINLKHPLVRLTDLINWERLGALMSESFVSHKGRPASSPRLIAGLLYLQHAFDLSDEEVVWQWVENPYWQVFTGETYLQTEPPIDPSSLTRWRKRLGEAGVEELLAETIEAAKRAGVIKAASVKRVIVDTTVMEKAISHPTDSRLLERCREHLVKAAARHGLKLRQNYNREAPRLGLQIGRYAHAKQFKRMRKALRTLRSRVGRVMRDVERQIAQVADSSRTALQELIARTKRILSQKPKDKNKLYALHAPEVECLAKGKARKPYEFGVKVSITTTHKEGLVVGMRSMPGNPYDGHTLAEALEQAAILCNATPEVAIVDRGYKGVAVDGVKIYHPGLRRGITRGLRAMIRRRSAIEPAIGHMKTDGKLDRNWLKGALGDAMHAVLCGAGHNLRMILRRLRLFCVFILAAFLNRCIAADMMA, encoded by the coding sequence ATGGGTCCGAAGACGCCAGTGACGGAGGGAGATTTCTTCCGGCAACCTCTGCGAGAACAGATCAACCTGAAGCATCCATTGGTGCGCCTGACTGACCTGATCAACTGGGAACGGCTGGGTGCATTGATGAGCGAGAGCTTCGTGTCGCACAAGGGTCGACCGGCGAGTTCACCGCGCCTGATTGCGGGGCTGCTGTATTTGCAGCACGCGTTCGATCTGTCCGACGAAGAAGTCGTCTGGCAATGGGTGGAGAACCCGTACTGGCAGGTGTTTACGGGCGAAACGTACCTGCAGACGGAGCCGCCGATCGACCCGTCGAGCCTGACGCGTTGGAGGAAGCGACTGGGCGAAGCCGGCGTTGAGGAGTTGCTGGCCGAGACCATTGAAGCAGCAAAACGTGCTGGCGTGATTAAGGCCGCGAGCGTGAAGCGGGTGATCGTTGACACGACGGTCATGGAGAAGGCGATTTCCCATCCAACCGATTCGCGGCTGCTCGAGCGGTGTCGCGAACATCTGGTGAAGGCCGCAGCGCGGCACGGCCTGAAGCTGCGGCAGAACTACAACCGTGAGGCGCCGCGTCTTGGGTTGCAAATTGGCCGCTACGCTCACGCGAAGCAGTTCAAGCGCATGAGGAAGGCATTGCGCACGCTGCGTTCGCGCGTTGGTCGCGTCATGCGAGATGTTGAGCGGCAGATCGCTCAGGTGGCAGACTCAAGCCGTACTGCGCTGCAGGAGCTGATCGCCAGGACGAAGCGGATTCTGTCGCAGAAGCCGAAGGACAAGAACAAGCTGTACGCGCTGCATGCGCCGGAAGTCGAATGCCTGGCCAAAGGCAAGGCGCGCAAGCCGTACGAATTCGGCGTGAAGGTGTCGATCACGACGACTCACAAGGAAGGACTGGTAGTTGGCATGCGCTCGATGCCTGGCAATCCGTACGATGGTCATACGCTGGCTGAAGCGCTGGAACAGGCAGCAATCCTGTGCAACGCCACGCCGGAAGTCGCCATCGTCGACCGTGGCTACAAGGGCGTCGCCGTCGACGGCGTGAAGATCTACCACCCGGGTTTGCGGCGGGGCATCACACGCGGACTACGTGCGATGATCAGACGGCGCAGCGCAATCGAGCCAGCCATCGGTCACATGAAGACAGACGGAAAACTCGATAGGAACTGGCTCAAAGGCGCGCTCGGAGATGCGATGCACGCGGTACTGTGCGGGGCCGGCCACAACCTCCGCATGATCTTGAGGAGGCTGCGGCTTTTTTGTGTCTTCATTCTCGCGGCTTTCCTTAACCGCTGCATTGCCGCCGACATGATGGCGTGA